A section of the Dehalobacter sp. DCM genome encodes:
- a CDS encoding response regulator transcription factor, with product MASVLIVDDDHNICQLLELYLANEGYELHFAHDGSRALDIVRDTKIDLVILDVMLPVINGWEVCKLIRQTIMVPIIMLTARDLVEDKIHGFDLGADDYMVKPFDPREVVARVKARLRNVSDEKSDAKDTAGEPAADVLTAGNMEVDMTRYEVRVNKKRMELKPKEIQLLYFLLRNRNIVFNREQLLSKVWDYSYEGDTRTVDVHINKLRDKLAKAGARCRINTVWGVGYKFETLD from the coding sequence ATGGCGAGTGTGCTCATTGTGGACGATGATCATAATATCTGCCAGCTCCTGGAGCTCTATCTGGCAAATGAGGGTTATGAGCTTCATTTTGCCCATGATGGCAGTCGTGCTCTTGATATTGTGAGAGACACTAAAATCGATCTTGTTATCTTAGATGTTATGCTTCCGGTCATCAATGGCTGGGAAGTCTGTAAACTGATCCGGCAGACAATTATGGTGCCGATCATTATGCTCACGGCCCGTGATTTGGTAGAGGATAAAATTCATGGATTTGATTTAGGTGCGGATGATTATATGGTAAAGCCCTTTGATCCGAGAGAGGTCGTTGCCCGGGTGAAAGCAAGGCTCAGAAACGTATCGGATGAAAAAAGTGATGCAAAGGATACGGCTGGAGAGCCAGCGGCGGACGTATTAACAGCAGGCAATATGGAAGTGGATATGACGCGTTATGAGGTAAGGGTCAACAAGAAAAGAATGGAATTAAAACCGAAGGAAATTCAGCTTCTTTATTTTTTGCTGCGCAACAGGAATATCGTATTTAATCGTGAGCAGCTGTTGAGCAAGGTGTGGGACTACTCTTATGAAGGAGATACACGCACAGTCGACGTCCATATTAATAAATTAAGAGATAAATTGGCCAAGGCGGGTGCGCGATGCCGAATAAACACCGTTTGGGGGGTAGGTTATAAGTTTGAAACATTGGATTAA
- a CDS encoding alpha/beta-type small acid-soluble spore protein — MPQMNPQDYAKYLMESKVQIAQELGITFDIDGDNGHLSSRDAGRIGGRLGGKIGGNMVKRMVAYSEEHLARNGHL, encoded by the coding sequence ATGCCACAAATGAATCCGCAGGATTATGCGAAATATTTAATGGAATCAAAGGTACAAATCGCCCAGGAGCTCGGGATTACATTCGATATCGATGGTGATAACGGGCATCTTTCTTCCAGGGATGCGGGCAGGATCGGCGGCCGCTTGGGAGGAAAGATCGGTGGCAATATGGTGAAACGCATGGTGGCTTACTCAGAAGAACATTTAGCAAGAAATGGACATTTGTAA
- a CDS encoding DEAD/DEAH box helicase, with translation MSNFFEIGLSKPLIKAISEMGFEETTPIQERTIPLALEGKDIIGQAQTGTGKTAAFGIPMIERIKADRESIKALVVTPTRELAIQVAEELNRIGQFKGVRALPIYGGQDIDRQIRSLKNRPQIIVGTPGRLMDHMRRKTIRLQQIEAVVLDEADEMLSMGFVEDIENILKEVPTDRQTLLFSATMPKSILDLAQRFMKDPELITMKAKEITVPQIEQYYVEVSEKIKFDVLCRLLDIQSPDLAIVFGRTKRRVDELFEALTKRGYSAEGIHGDLTQARRDTVMRHFKEGFTEILVATDVAARGLDISGVTHVYNFDVPQDPESYVHRIGRTGRAGKGGQAITFVTPREIGHLRLIEQVAKRRITRKPLPTFNDVLVGQQRLTMDRILKAIEDEDILKYKEMSEELLEDNDSITLLSAALKLLTKEPSTAPVVLTEEAPLRSRQTRRDRYDQGFNRNRDHSTHPSRDGNKYPSRYPKRKSPSDFRESR, from the coding sequence ATGTCAAATTTTTTTGAAATAGGCCTCAGTAAACCACTGATCAAAGCTATTTCTGAAATGGGTTTCGAGGAAACCACACCCATTCAAGAGAGGACCATCCCATTAGCCCTCGAAGGCAAAGATATCATCGGCCAAGCCCAGACAGGAACCGGTAAAACTGCGGCTTTTGGTATACCTATGATTGAACGGATCAAGGCTGATAGAGAAAGCATTAAAGCGTTAGTCGTAACTCCCACCCGCGAGTTAGCTATTCAGGTGGCTGAAGAATTGAACCGTATCGGACAATTCAAAGGTGTTCGTGCTCTGCCCATATACGGTGGCCAGGATATTGACCGCCAAATCCGTTCCCTGAAAAACAGGCCGCAAATCATTGTTGGTACACCGGGAAGACTGATGGACCATATGCGGCGCAAAACGATCCGCCTGCAGCAAATAGAGGCCGTAGTATTGGACGAAGCCGATGAAATGCTGAGTATGGGATTTGTTGAGGATATCGAGAATATTCTTAAAGAGGTTCCTACAGACAGACAGACACTGCTCTTTTCAGCGACCATGCCAAAATCTATTCTGGATCTGGCGCAACGATTCATGAAAGATCCAGAATTGATCACGATGAAGGCTAAAGAGATAACTGTACCGCAGATTGAACAATATTATGTCGAGGTATCAGAGAAGATTAAGTTTGATGTTCTTTGCCGCCTTCTCGATATACAGTCACCGGATCTGGCCATTGTATTTGGCAGAACAAAACGGAGAGTCGACGAATTATTTGAAGCTTTAACCAAGAGAGGTTACTCTGCAGAAGGAATCCACGGCGATCTGACGCAAGCCCGACGCGATACGGTCATGCGGCATTTCAAAGAAGGCTTTACCGAAATTCTTGTGGCTACGGATGTCGCGGCCAGAGGTTTAGATATCAGCGGAGTTACCCATGTGTATAACTTCGATGTTCCTCAAGATCCTGAAAGTTATGTTCATCGTATCGGCCGTACAGGAAGAGCAGGCAAAGGCGGACAGGCTATTACTTTTGTAACACCGCGCGAAATTGGTCATTTGAGACTGATAGAACAAGTCGCCAAACGGAGAATCACCCGTAAACCGCTGCCAACCTTCAACGATGTCCTGGTTGGTCAGCAGCGTCTGACCATGGATAGAATCCTGAAAGCCATTGAGGATGAGGATATTCTCAAATATAAAGAGATGTCCGAAGAGCTTCTCGAAGATAATGACTCCATAACACTATTGTCAGCCGCTTTAAAACTGCTGACCAAGGAGCCAAGCACGGCACCTGTCGTCTTGACCGAGGAAGCTCCGCTCCGGAGCAGACAGACCAGAAGGGATCGTTATGATCAAGGATTCAATCGGAACCGCGATCACAGTACACACCCTTCACGGGACGGCAATAAATATCCGTCGCGGTATCCGAAACGGAAATCCCCTTCCGACTTTAGAGAAAGCCGCTAA
- a CDS encoding sensor histidine kinase, whose amino-acid sequence MAVLAVFFSVGFRNYVFNEKQNDLQTAAAQTRQVITAYAQGQVDYQELHDSLNILSQMTGSRIYAIRLNLETLDYEELVMDNTLLDSYLIEDLKQIMKGQDVTRKKQYSDQLASDVAFFGTPLKEQGKVTGAILLFAPLEDSYAYIMKINVTIWLSALVAVIVSGGVIYVISRRISKPLKTIAEGAEKVAAGERIEDLAVSGTDELAELTHAFNDMKNKLVMAESMREDFIASISHDLRTPLTTINGFVQGMMDGLVKQEDYPKYMSIIHQETQRLRTLTGDILEAAKLQSGGITLCKRYFSVKAFLDRTIENAGMINNDKQIHIAIECSDSLEIYADAERLQQVFVNILTNALNFTDKNGLIRISATSDQREIVFRVKDNGIGIEPKDLPLIFEKFYRGDKARRGLTGGTGLGLNIAKRLVELHNGKISAKSTPGEGTEIVMVFPA is encoded by the coding sequence ATGGCAGTTCTTGCTGTGTTTTTTTCTGTGGGTTTCAGGAATTATGTCTTTAATGAAAAACAAAACGATTTACAAACCGCTGCCGCCCAGACACGTCAAGTTATCACTGCTTATGCTCAGGGTCAGGTTGATTATCAAGAATTGCATGATTCTCTGAATATCTTAAGTCAAATGACCGGGTCAAGGATCTATGCGATTCGGTTGAATTTGGAGACACTTGATTATGAAGAATTGGTTATGGATAATACGCTGCTGGACAGCTATTTAATTGAAGACTTAAAACAGATCATGAAGGGGCAGGACGTAACCCGGAAAAAACAATACTCCGATCAATTGGCGTCGGATGTTGCTTTTTTCGGAACGCCGCTGAAGGAACAGGGTAAAGTAACAGGGGCTATCCTGCTCTTTGCGCCACTTGAGGACAGCTATGCGTATATTATGAAAATCAATGTGACGATTTGGCTTTCAGCGCTTGTAGCGGTTATTGTCAGCGGCGGTGTTATCTATGTGATTTCCCGGAGAATATCAAAGCCGCTGAAAACAATAGCGGAGGGAGCAGAAAAGGTTGCGGCAGGTGAACGCATAGAAGATTTGGCAGTGAGCGGTACAGATGAGCTGGCTGAACTTACCCACGCGTTCAATGATATGAAAAATAAGCTGGTTATGGCAGAATCCATGCGGGAAGATTTTATTGCCAGTATTTCACACGATTTAAGGACACCCCTGACGACGATCAACGGTTTCGTCCAGGGGATGATGGATGGCTTAGTCAAACAAGAAGATTATCCGAAATATATGAGTATCATCCATCAGGAAACCCAGCGTTTGAGGACATTAACCGGTGATATTCTGGAAGCAGCAAAACTACAGTCCGGCGGCATAACCTTATGCAAGCGATATTTTTCGGTCAAAGCCTTTTTGGACCGAACGATTGAGAATGCCGGCATGATTAATAACGACAAGCAGATTCACATAGCAATTGAATGTTCGGATTCGTTAGAAATCTATGCCGATGCGGAGAGATTGCAGCAAGTATTTGTTAACATCCTGACCAATGCCCTGAATTTTACAGACAAAAACGGTCTTATCCGGATCAGTGCAACATCGGATCAGAGAGAAATTGTTTTTCGGGTCAAGGATAACGGTATTGGCATTGAACCCAAAGACCTGCCATTAATCTTTGAAAAATTTTATCGCGGCGATAAGGCTCGTCGGGGATTGACTGGCGGAACCGGACTCGGCCTCAATATAGCCAAACGGTTAGTTGAATTGCATAATGGGAAAATAAGTGCGAAGAGCACACCGGGGGAAGGCACCGAAATCGTGATGGTCTTTCCGGCGTAA
- the rd gene encoding rubredoxin: MQSYECTLCGYVYDPAVGDPDSGIAPGTAFEDLPNDWVCPLCGAGKDDFDPVE; the protein is encoded by the coding sequence ATGCAAAGTTATGAATGCACTCTGTGCGGCTATGTTTATGATCCCGCTGTCGGAGATCCGGATTCAGGTATTGCTCCGGGAACTGCTTTTGAAGATCTGCCGAATGATTGGGTTTGCCCTTTGTGCGGTGCGGGAAAAGATGATTTTGATCCTGTAGAGTAG
- a CDS encoding ABC transporter substrate-binding protein, which produces MKVKRILSLTTAIMICLFLAVGCSAKPTATIKIGGNFELTGGYAIYGKSGENGVKLAIKQINEKGGILKKQLEYFGADNHSKDAESTLAATQLITQNKVAGIIGPMTSPNTIAAIPIATENNVPLITPTAIDDNITMGNNGLNNWVFRACFSNAYEGEAAANFAADTLKVSRAAVIVDKGMLYSNTIAASFIRTFENSGGKIVSTKQYNSIDTDFRLILSQINSTGADLIFIPGNYNQAGEIIKQARQMKIDVVFLGGDGWGTGPIAEVAGKEALNKAYYLDQVAMNDPALADFAAAYKAEYGEDAPMFAALAYDAANMLITAIEKTGSTDTDKVREALENMTDFQGITGNITVDPTTHNPKKSVTVIKFVDGVKTFETRIEPK; this is translated from the coding sequence ATGAAAGTCAAACGAATCTTGTCGCTTACCACAGCTATCATGATCTGTCTATTTTTAGCTGTGGGCTGCAGCGCAAAGCCGACGGCAACAATCAAAATCGGCGGTAATTTTGAACTGACAGGCGGTTATGCAATTTATGGCAAAAGCGGAGAAAACGGTGTTAAGCTTGCTATAAAACAAATAAACGAAAAAGGCGGGATTTTGAAAAAGCAGCTGGAGTATTTTGGAGCTGATAACCATTCCAAAGACGCCGAATCAACCCTTGCCGCGACACAGCTAATAACACAGAATAAAGTAGCAGGAATCATTGGTCCAATGACAAGTCCGAATACCATCGCGGCGATTCCTATCGCCACTGAAAACAATGTTCCGTTGATCACTCCGACAGCAATAGACGATAATATCACCATGGGAAATAACGGATTGAATAACTGGGTATTTCGGGCCTGTTTCTCCAATGCTTATGAAGGTGAAGCCGCTGCCAATTTTGCGGCCGATACATTGAAAGTCTCCCGGGCTGCAGTCATCGTCGATAAGGGTATGCTCTATTCCAACACGATTGCGGCTAGTTTCATCCGGACTTTTGAAAACTCCGGCGGAAAAATAGTCTCTACCAAGCAGTATAATTCTATTGATACTGATTTTCGTTTAATCCTGTCACAAATTAATTCAACCGGCGCGGATCTGATATTTATTCCCGGCAATTATAATCAGGCAGGTGAAATTATTAAACAAGCCCGCCAAATGAAAATAGATGTCGTTTTTTTAGGCGGTGATGGCTGGGGGACCGGTCCGATTGCTGAAGTTGCGGGAAAAGAAGCGCTGAACAAAGCCTATTATCTTGATCAAGTTGCCATGAACGATCCTGCCTTAGCTGATTTTGCTGCGGCATATAAAGCAGAATATGGCGAAGATGCCCCTATGTTTGCCGCCCTTGCCTATGATGCTGCCAATATGTTGATTACGGCTATTGAAAAAACTGGAAGCACCGATACGGATAAAGTACGGGAAGCTTTAGAAAACATGACAGATTTTCAGGGAATCACCGGCAACATAACAGTTGACCCTACAACCCATAATCCGAAGAAAAGTGTTACGGTGATTAAGTTTGTCGATGGCGTCAAGACATTTGAGACGCGTATCGAACCGAAATAA
- the tsaA gene encoding tRNA (N6-threonylcarbamoyladenosine(37)-N6)-methyltransferase TrmO → MRGEKAGMVSPITDSIDIRPIGIVHSPQRDTSGMSLTGEQACIEVYPEYAQGLKRIEEHSYLWILSWFHQANRNTRETTPRKVNPDAPLYGVFGIRTPGRPNPIGLSLVKLDQVQGNKIIVQNLDAIDGSPVLDIKPYYDQDIIFSPRYPYIRPKQKELRREMMQKAALQHHQEECHDLLLALRMAIVAEEELGNLHSADLLVSVIGSPCLADTIQGLTRARIANPSRFFYRENDHMTLVSWKKENQELFLLPKSSSYTKEELRFLPNESLFQIELINGDH, encoded by the coding sequence ATGAGGGGAGAAAAAGCGGGAATGGTTTCACCGATTACCGATTCAATTGATATCAGACCCATTGGTATTGTTCATTCGCCACAGCGAGACACATCAGGAATGTCCCTAACAGGAGAACAGGCGTGTATTGAAGTATACCCTGAATATGCTCAAGGACTCAAAAGAATCGAAGAGCATTCCTATCTGTGGATACTGTCGTGGTTTCATCAGGCTAATCGAAATACCAGGGAAACAACACCACGAAAGGTCAATCCCGATGCGCCGTTATATGGTGTATTTGGCATACGAACTCCTGGCAGACCGAATCCGATCGGGTTATCTCTTGTTAAATTGGATCAGGTTCAAGGAAATAAAATTATTGTTCAAAATTTGGATGCCATCGACGGTTCCCCTGTTTTGGATATAAAACCTTATTATGATCAGGATATTATTTTCTCGCCCCGGTATCCATATATCCGGCCAAAGCAGAAAGAACTACGTAGGGAAATGATGCAAAAAGCGGCGCTTCAGCATCATCAGGAAGAATGCCATGATTTGCTGCTCGCCCTGCGAATGGCCATCGTTGCTGAAGAAGAACTGGGCAATTTGCATTCAGCAGACCTTTTAGTCTCGGTAATCGGTTCGCCCTGTCTGGCTGATACGATTCAGGGCTTGACACGGGCAAGAATAGCTAATCCGTCACGGTTTTTTTATAGGGAAAATGATCATATGACGCTTGTCAGCTGGAAGAAAGAAAATCAGGAGCTTTTCCTTCTTCCTAAATCTTCATCGTATACCAAGGAAGAACTGCGCTTTTTGCCGAATGAGTCGCTGTTTCAAATTGAGTTGATTAATGGAGATCATTGA
- a CDS encoding Crp/Fnr family transcriptional regulator gives MDEKLLTALNNCSLFDGISQEEMRGILHCMDIKMLDYRKNDFITIAGEPFSEIGIVVNGNIAATKETASGNRVLISILGIGDMFGEMAAYSGQLVWPMTVIAQTNCTVIYFPQDKIIGCCERVCVSHKRLILNMLKVVSLRALTLNRKVQYLSIKSLRGKISTYLFEEYNKKGSKTFQLNLNRNDLADFINVSRPSLSRELGKMRDDGIIDFHGSAIKIMDFDTLKAHCD, from the coding sequence ATGGACGAAAAACTACTGACTGCACTTAATAACTGCTCTCTTTTCGACGGGATCAGCCAAGAGGAAATGCGGGGTATTTTACACTGCATGGATATCAAGATGCTGGATTATCGGAAAAACGATTTTATTACCATCGCCGGAGAACCCTTTTCTGAAATTGGAATTGTCGTCAACGGCAACATCGCTGCGACAAAAGAAACTGCGTCCGGAAATCGTGTTCTCATCAGCATTCTCGGAATCGGGGACATGTTCGGTGAAATGGCCGCCTATTCAGGGCAACTTGTTTGGCCGATGACCGTCATTGCCCAGACGAATTGTACCGTCATCTATTTCCCGCAGGATAAAATAATTGGTTGCTGCGAAAGAGTCTGTGTTAGTCATAAGCGGCTTATTTTAAATATGTTAAAAGTTGTTTCTCTTCGGGCTTTGACGCTTAACAGAAAGGTCCAATATCTTTCCATCAAAAGCCTCCGGGGAAAAATCAGCACTTATTTGTTTGAAGAATACAATAAAAAAGGCAGCAAGACTTTTCAATTAAATCTTAATCGCAACGATTTGGCAGATTTTATCAATGTCTCCCGCCCTTCTCTTTCGCGTGAACTGGGGAAAATGCGCGACGATGGGATCATTGATTTTCACGGATCAGCCATAAAAATAATGGATTTTGACACATTGAAAGCACATTGCGATTAA